The Streptomyces sp. NBC_00576 genome contains the following window.
GCCCCTCTCGCGCTTACGGACGCTCCCGGCTAACGCGAACGCTTCGCGAGGCGCTCCACGTCCAGCAGGATCACGGCCCGCGCCTCCAGGCGCAGCCAGCCGCGGCCCGCGAAGTCGGCGAGCGCCTTGTTGACCGTCTCGCGGGAGGCGCCGACGAGCTGCGCCAGCTCCTCCTGGGTCAGGTCGTGCACGACGTGGATGCCCTCCTCCGACTGCACGCCGAAGCGGCGCGAGAGGTCGAGCAGGGCGCGCGCGACGCGGCCCGGCACGTCGGAGAAGACCAGGTCGGACATCTGGTCGTTGGTCTTGCGCAGGCGCCGGGCGACGGCGCGCAGGAGCGCGGCGGCCACCTCGGGGCGGGCGTTCAGCCAGGGCTGGAGGTCGCCGTGGCCGAGGCCGAGCAGCTTGACCTCGGTCAGTGCGGTGGCCGTGGCGGTACGCGGGCCCGGGTCGAACAGCGACAGCTCGCCGATCAGCTCGCCGGGGCCGAGGACGGCCAGCATGTTCTCGCGCCCGTCCGGAGACGTACGGTGAAGCTTGACCTTGCCTTCGGTGACCACATACAGCCGGTCACCCGGGTCGCCCTCATGGAACAGGGCGTCACCGCGCGCGAGGGTCACCTCACTCATGGAAGCGCGGAGCTCCGCGGCCTGCTCGTCATCGAGCGCCGCGAAGAGCGGGGCGCGCCGCAGAACGTCGTCCACGAGTTCTCTCCTTGTCGACCTGCTCAGGGGATCTTGCTCCCCGGTTACCGGGGACCGTGCTCCCCATCTTGCCGGACGGTCCAAACAGTGTGATCTGTCACAAGGATGCCGTACGGGTGTCCCGATCAGTGTGGCAGGGGGCCAATTGGGCGCCGATCTTCAGGGTCCGGGGCGGATGTCAGTGCCGGGCTCTAGGCTGGCCGGGTGTCCAAATCGCCGGTGGGAGCACAGGCCAAGCGGGCTGAGCGGGCGGTCGCAGGGTGCGATTCCGCTGTGGGCGAACAGGGTACGGGTGGGGGCCGGAATGCGTAGAAAGCGGCAGAGGTGATGTCGGTGGAGAAAGCCGCCAAGAAGGTGACCGGGGCTACCGAGGTGGCTGGGACGGCCGAAATGGGAGCCCCGGAGGGTGCCCCTGAGAGCGCCCCGGAGGACAGGGCCGCACGGTCGGCCGGGCCGGCGAAAAAGGCTGCCTCTGCGGCGGCTGAGAAAGCCGTCCCGGCCAAGAAGGCGACCCCGGCCAAGAAGGCCATGCCCTCGAAGTCGGCAACCGCCAAGCGCGCCGGCCAGGCTGCCGTCTCCGGGACCGCTGCCCCCAAAGCGACCGTCTCCAAGACCGTCGCCCCGAAGCCGCCCCGCAACGAGTCGCACACCGCTCTCGTCCGGCGCGCTCGCCGGATCGACCGCGAACTCGCCGAGGTCTATCCCTACGCCCACCCCGAGCTGGACTTCGAGAACTCCTTCCAACTGCTCGTCGCCACGGTCCTGTCCGCCCAGACCACCGACCTGCGGGTCAACCAGACGACGCCCGCCCTCTTCGCCAAGTACCCCACCCCCGAGGACCTGGCCGCCGCCAACCCCGAGGAGGTCGAGGAGATCCTGCGCCCGACCGGCTTCTTCCGGGCCAAGACCAGGTCCGTCATAGGGCTGTCCAAAGCCCTCTCGGAGGAGTTCGGCGGCGAGGTGCCCGGCCGCCTCGAAGACCTCGTCAAACTCCCCGGCGTCGGCCGCAAGACCGCCTTCGTCGTGCTCGGCAACGCCTTCGGGCGCCCCGGCCTCACCGTGGACACGCACTTCCAGCGGCTCGTGCACCGCTGGCAGTGGACGGCGGAGAAGGACCCGGACAAGATCGAGGCCGCCGTCGGCGCGCTCTTCCCCAAGAGCGACTGGACGATGCTCTCGCACCACGTGATCTTCCACGGCCGCCGCATCTGCCACGCCCGCAAGCCCGCCTGCGGCGCCTGCCCGCTCGCCCCGCTCTGCCCGGCGTACGGGGAGGGCGAGACGGACTCGGAGAAGGCCCAGAAGCTTCTGAAGTACGAGAAGGGCGGCTTCCCCGGCCAGCGGCTGAACCCGCCGCAGGCGTACCTCGACGCGGGCGGCATCCCGGCGCCCCCGCTGGGGGCCGGATGAGGCCCGGGGTGAGGGCCTGCGCGAGGCATGGAAGCAGTACGGCGGACTCCGGGACGGAACCAACGGGGTGGCCGCAGGCGTTGGAAGCAGCAGAACGGGGGTGGCGGTGACGCGCGCGAGCAACACACAGGGCGGCGAGGCGACGCTCAGCAAGGACGGCCTGCCCGGCTGGCTTGATCCGGTGGTGCACGCCGTCGAGACGGTCGAGCCGCTGCAGCTGAGCCGCTTCCTGCCGCCCGAGGACGGCGGGGGCCGCCAGTCCGCCGTGCTGATCCTCTTCGGAGAGGGCGACGGGAAGACCGGAAACGACGGCGATGGCGGCGATGGCGGCGGGCCCGAGCTGCTGCTCATGGAGCGGGCCAGTTCGCTGCGCTCCCACGCCGGTCAGCCCTCCTTCCCCGGCGGCGCCCTCGATCCCGAGGACGGGGACCCGCAGGGCGACGGTCCGTTGCGGGCCGCCTTGCGCGAGGCCGAGGAGGAGACCGGGCTCGATCCGGCCGGCGTCCAGCTCTTCGGCGTACTGCCCAAGCTCTACATCCCCGTGAGCGGCTTCGTCGTCACGCCCGTGCTGGGCTGGTGGCGCGAGCCGAGCCCGGTCGGGGTCGTCGATCCGAACGAGACGGCCCGGGTCTTCACCGTCCCCGTGGCGGATCTCACGGATCCGGCCAACCGTGCGACCGCCATGCACCCA
Protein-coding sequences here:
- the nth gene encoding endonuclease III, producing MSVEKAAKKVTGATEVAGTAEMGAPEGAPESAPEDRAARSAGPAKKAASAAAEKAVPAKKATPAKKAMPSKSATAKRAGQAAVSGTAAPKATVSKTVAPKPPRNESHTALVRRARRIDRELAEVYPYAHPELDFENSFQLLVATVLSAQTTDLRVNQTTPALFAKYPTPEDLAAANPEEVEEILRPTGFFRAKTRSVIGLSKALSEEFGGEVPGRLEDLVKLPGVGRKTAFVVLGNAFGRPGLTVDTHFQRLVHRWQWTAEKDPDKIEAAVGALFPKSDWTMLSHHVIFHGRRICHARKPACGACPLAPLCPAYGEGETDSEKAQKLLKYEKGGFPGQRLNPPQAYLDAGGIPAPPLGAG
- a CDS encoding Crp/Fnr family transcriptional regulator, with amino-acid sequence MDDVLRRAPLFAALDDEQAAELRASMSEVTLARGDALFHEGDPGDRLYVVTEGKVKLHRTSPDGRENMLAVLGPGELIGELSLFDPGPRTATATALTEVKLLGLGHGDLQPWLNARPEVAAALLRAVARRLRKTNDQMSDLVFSDVPGRVARALLDLSRRFGVQSEEGIHVVHDLTQEELAQLVGASRETVNKALADFAGRGWLRLEARAVILLDVERLAKRSR
- a CDS encoding NUDIX hydrolase, whose amino-acid sequence is MTRASNTQGGEATLSKDGLPGWLDPVVHAVETVEPLQLSRFLPPEDGGGRQSAVLILFGEGDGKTGNDGDGGDGGGPELLLMERASSLRSHAGQPSFPGGALDPEDGDPQGDGPLRAALREAEEETGLDPAGVQLFGVLPKLYIPVSGFVVTPVLGWWREPSPVGVVDPNETARVFTVPVADLTDPANRATAMHPSGHKGPAFLVESALVWGFTAGVIDRLLHYSGWERPWDRNKQVPLDWRA